cttctctttgtgaTTCTTGTTTGATATGATATGTCTGAACACTGAGCTTGTAATTTTCATGGAGATGTCTTAACTTGGAATGATGTCTGAACTTTTAATTGTCTGAACATGGAGATGTCTGAACTTGGAATGAGCTAGCACTCTTTCGTGTTTTAGGCTAAGCAATAacatatttcctttttatttgttCAGGTTGATTTCCTGATATTCACTCAACCACAACTGTTTCAGATGTCTGAAAACATGGAGAAATCTCCGGAGCTGTCATCACTTCCAGAGGACGTTATCGTTGAGATCGTAGCTCGTGTACCCATAAGCCATTACCCGACTCTCAACCGCGTTTCAAAGAGTTTCAGGAAACTCATTGCCTCTCCTACTCTCTACGAGAGGCGATCCCAGCTAGGCTACAAAGAACACCGTGTCTATGCTGTCCTCCACAACCCCAATACTCATGTTGATTtcggtttctacattctccacCGGAAAGTCGGCTGCGGTAACCGCTTGGTCATCGCCGAATCACTTCCTCTCGTGTTTTCCCATGGAAGCTATGTCTCGGTTGGTTCGAAGGTGTACGGGTTTAGCTATCTAGATGCGCTCAGCATTGACTGCACCTCTCACACGGTTCAGCCCATCTCTGACATTCCTCAGCCCATGATTAAGAAAGTTGTTAATGTCATCGACAAGAAGGTTTACCTGATTGGTGGTTCCTATTTTCCGGTTGGGTCGTGGGACACGTGGAAGAGTGAAGTCAAGGTGTTTGACACAGAAACACAATCATGGGAGCCTAAGttggtaacgaaagacatgccTGAAGATCTTGGTCACTTTTGGTATGATTCTGTGGTGATGGAGGGTAAGGTTTACATGAAAGGTGGCATCAAGCACGACTCTTTTGTTTATGTACCAGA
This region of Brassica napus cultivar Da-Ae chromosome C5, Da-Ae, whole genome shotgun sequence genomic DNA includes:
- the LOC106453016 gene encoding F-box/kelch-repeat protein At4g38940, which codes for MSENMEKSPELSSLPEDVIVEIVARVPISHYPTLNRVSKSFRKLIASPTLYERRSQLGYKEHRVYAVLHNPNTHVDFGFYILHRKVGCGNRLVIAESLPLVFSHGSYVSVGSKVYGFSYLDALSIDCTSHTVQPISDIPQPMIKKVVNVIDKKVYLIGGSYFPVGSWDTWKSEVKVFDTETQSWEPKLVTKDMPEDLGHFWYDSVVMEGKVYMKGGIKHDSFVYVPEERKWELMDEVLSSKAWKGACVVDDVLYYRDLSENVLRAYDPKQSCWSVVNGLEEFLAVETARSSWSTAVSYGEKKLALFFPKKHDGKQVICCAEIALERRQGGEIRGKMESCDVVIEDGLFEMAKFVSVTV